atctGCACTTAGAACAGattcctttattaaaaataagacaGAACCCCACACAGTCACAGTATAATCCATTTATTAGCATACCTTGTGAGTCATTGGTGTTGATCCAGGGGACGTGACAGCTTTGGCACTTGACTGATTTCAGAGGTACTCAGCCCTTAGTAGAAAGGGATTTTAATAGGACTTGAGTGGGCTACTACGCAAACAGGTTTCTTATGTggaaaatgaagtatttttccaACCAAGTGAAAACACAGCCCATGAGATGTGCATTAGTCAAGGTCACAGTGCCTTGTTCTACAAGTAGTAGTCCCAACTTGATTACCACCAGAGGTGATTCTGTTTGCTCTAGCTCTAGATGTAAAAAACTCCCAGTGAATCTATCAAGACAGTGTTAAATACCACAGCGTAGTTTCATCTCTCCAGAGTTTTCATCTGATTGCTGAATATACAAATGAAAATCCATCTTCAAGTGGTCAGTGAAACACTGCAGCCCTTTTGGGGTGAAGGGACTTCAGGATACAGGCTTCAGAAAGAAAGACACACAAAAGGCAGATCTACCTCTGTTACTCCTGAGACAGCAAATACCCATTTTCCTGGTTCCTCACCAATGCCTCCACTCATACCTTTGAGAAACTGATCTGTTATTTTCTGCTACAGGTTTACAGAGATTACAAGGATAATTGACATCCTGTCCAGGTTAATAAACAGCTACCTGATTAATTATAGCATAGAATATAATCCATAGAAATCATCAGAACAGTGTTCAGCCACAAGAAAGAGATAAATCTTTAATCCAGCTTCAGGTAGCCGAAGTGTGAACAGGTTTGAGATAGTACcgctgcaggcactgcagtaCTGGGGCAGCCTTTGGAGCACTGGGAGATTCTCTCAaggggggaaaggagcagcactAAGAGCTGCTCCTTAGATCCTTACCATAGCCATGTTTCTACTCCTGTCAATGTTCCTAGCCACCCACAGTGATGTTTCCCTTTCTCACACAACCACAATGAGCCACTCTGCTCTGGAAAGTTCTCTCAGAGCATCCTTGTGGCACAGTGCAGCCACCAGCAACACTGAGCTCTCAGCTCCTGGAACCAGTGCACATGAATTAGCCTTACCAGTGGACTAATGCTGTGAAGGTGAACTCGGCCCTCCATGTATGTCAGCACAGGCAAAGGTCTACACAGCTCTCCAGGTGCTCCCTGCCGAGAGCACCCCAGACAGACCCACAGCAACTTCTGTGAGCTCACTGGGACTGCTGCACCTACCTGAGACACAGGGGAAACTATCCTCAGTGGGTTTTCATCCCCTTGTAGCAAGGTTGCCACCAAGACCACACTAGCAAGTTTAAAACTAGCTCCAGCATACAGACACAGCACTGAAATTCCTTACAGAATTGCCTGCTATAGACAGTTGTACTCAAATAATCAGCAGGGGATACAGCCTCCCTTGGCAAACTGCATTCAGTTATTTACCAAAGTTCAAAGATCCATCAGAAAGGGGAGACACAGAGAGACAGTCAACATATTATCAGACACCTAGACAGTTTGGATtgaagagagacagagaagcCACAGTCTTAGAAAAGGAACTATCTCTAGAATAATGCATAACAGAATATAAAGCCAGGCCCCTTATTTCCTCTCATGGCTGAGAATACAAGGACAGATGGTActcaatgaaaacaaaaggcaatTAATTCAGGaatcataaaaagaaattatgtgctatggagaataaaataataatggtTTTCATTGTCAGAAAATACCGGGATTGAGAGCTTAGTtagattaaaaccaaaaaattaaacatttatatGGAAGATGAAGGCTGGttacattaaataatttttaaaagttaggGATATAAACTCTTAtactttagggaaaaaaaaagagaatgatgAAAGAATAATGCACAGTGTTTGTACAACACCTAGAGGATCAAGTATTTGTACTTCCATTTttaatgatgataataataacgcaagtaattaatttaaatggGTTAAGAACAAAATTCCCCAAAAGGAAAGGTTGTTAAAACTTGTTCAGCTCAACTCACACATGCTATCTTTTGAAACATCTGCTGCTGTCCAACATTATAAAATACAGTCCTAGGGTGACTGAGTGCTGCTTATCCAACCAGGCAGTTCCAGTAAGCCTCAGAGGCAAAGCACATGAGTTTGGTTTGGGCCACAGTCCCAGGTTaaacagggaagagcagcagctgtaTCCTGAAACAGGTCAGGTCAATGTAAGAGAGTAATGACAGGCTTGCCTGCAAGCAGCAGTAAGGTATAAATGCAGGGAAAGGAGTTTGGATACTtgcttccctcctcctgcaggactTGAAGGGTGTTAATTACAAGGATTCTCACACTTTCATAGTGACAAGATctagaagaaagaaatatttttaactagAACATGGGAATTTCAGTAGACAATGCCAGGCCTGCATCTCACTTGTGTTACATAGAAATTTATGCTAACTTCTGAATGGCCACTTGCTAAGTAAGCTTCAGGAAATAACCTCACAATGTCATTCTTTGGGTGTTTCTATGCCTGTTGGGGTTACAGGTATAAACTGAAAGATCAAACCAGCTTAAGCTAGAGATGTGACAGCACCCAAGgcagaaaaatcccatttgAGATGCTGTAGCATGCTGGCTCAGGGGAGGCTAAAGGTAAAAGTCAAATCTCTCCATGTTTCCCAGACAGGTACTGTTCCTGCCAGTGTAGAACTTGGCATTTAATCTCCCACAAGATGAGAGGTCTGTGACATAATTGCCCTCGGACCTCTTGGCATTTTAATTCCTGTGAGATAAGGAGCAGTCTGTGGCTTGCATTTTAGAGACTCTGCCAGGAGCCATAGGACAACACGGCCAGCATGGAGCCAAGCACAGTGCTGCCAATGGATCAAGTCTGGCATTTTAAACAGGGTTAtcagcactgagctgtgctgaaGACATTCAGCACCTCAAGAAGAGGCACAAATGGATCAGGTTTGTCTCAAAGGCCAGTTTGCAGGGGTTCTGACATTGCATGTTTTAAAGATTCTGATAATTCtttgttaaaataaagtttGCAAGCAGAATTTAGAACAGTCGATCTCAACACTGCTAGCCCAACTATCCTATAATACTTGGGAAGGATAAATGAAACTGTTTAGTTTAGCcttcacacacaaaaatcagcCACCTAGTCAGGTCAACACCTCTACATTAAGCTAATTTATAGAAGACAAATTAAAGCTTTGAGCAGTCGCTTCTTCTTGAACCCAAGGCAGTTTCTAGGATTCTGTCACCACATGCCCTGTAATATGACATTGCTAACTCACAGACTGTGCTCTGCCTTCTGCTCTTGCATTGGTAATACCCAGATACTGAACACCTCAATGCCCTGAGTGCAAACCTTCCAGACAGCAGGTCAGTGCCTGACCCAAAACTACCTACCCCAAACTTGCACATCTGGCACAAGTTGCACATGTCCCATCCTGTATTAATCCTCCACATTCGAGCCCTTGGTTATACATCAAAGCTTTTTGCTACTGCTCCTGGACAGACCTGTCTTCTCTCTGCCTTATCTGCACACAATGAGAAGATGCTGCACTGCACAACTGTTAAGGCATTTAGACCTTCTGTCTACTTATATTTTTTTACTACTCAAGAACAATatattaactttaaaaagtgCTTAAGGCATAAGAGGGAACTCTGTTCATTTTTTTGGATgagacagaaggaagaaatcGTAATATTCAATAACCCCTGCTTTCTCTCAGCATTATATCTGTTCAGATTGAGAACTACAGCTTGATGACAGTGCTTGCATACCCTCAAGTTAAGCCAGTTTACTCCCACTGAGAAGAATGAAAGGAGAAAGagtgcaaagagaaaaataggaagTATGCCCCAGAGATTCCAAGAATGACACACTTCATGAAAGCGGGAAGCTGCTTTGCAGCACACTTACTGTTTTTCACAACGAGTGAGTAATTTGCTTGAGGAGTATCTATACCCCAGGAGTAATTCCATGTTTCATGGAAAACTGGGAACACAGAGATATTAAAGACTAGCAGTACAAAGGGCAGCTAATAACTATGATGAATAAGGGACCAGTAGGAAGTCCCCACAGTGCTGTTAAATCATGATTCAACACCTGAATGTTTGAGATTAACATTACATttggatttaaagaaaaataatatgtCTATTCAGCCACTTGaggtaagatttttaagttctTCATAGTAATCATGAGGGCAAGAAAGCTACTGCCTCTCACACCAAAAACTGATTCTAGAAGATGCTActttaaggaaacaaaaaaaaaagcccaaccacacacacaaactaTTATAgcaaaaaagcagcaataaaaccATAGCATCTGGCAGCTGGAAATGTGTGACAGAGGATTACAGCAGGAGGGACAAGCATCTCTTACTCCAGGCAGACACTTGAAAGGAATCCTATGGGAGCAGACCTGCtattcagaagagaaaaggttCCCCCTAGAGACATAACAGGGAAGCTAAAACCCCCAACTGCTGGCTTGTTCCTCAGCTCATGTTGAATCTTCTGATTCCTGGAACTTAAGAGaggtgaaatgaaaaaatatctgaagatTTTCACTATGCCAGCACCTGGTGCCATATCCCAAGCATCTCACCTCTCCTTGCAGCATATTCCAACTGTCCAAACATACAACCATGAACAGATTTGCAGCAGTAGGTATCTCTCTACCTCTGCCATTTCTGTGTGCCAGGGCAAAGGAATAAGTGTGATTGCATTAAAGGATTCAGATATTTAGACCAACGTATACTGGTCATTACCACTGTGCATCTGATTTCTCTGCGTACAGATTATGGACTAAAGTGAAACCAAAGATTTTAAAGAATCAGTCATAACTGGTTTCCTTCCAGTTCTACATTGAAGTCTTTTGCCGGTGTCCAATGACAAAATAAACCTCCATTGGTCACAGACCAGAAGCCAcagccttctgctgctgcagggcaaaAGGTCCGTATGCTGAAATTCCTAGAGCTCAGTCATCTTCATTTTAGCTTGGTCACTTTCTTGATCCAGGGTACGAATTTGCTGACCTTTGTGTACACACCGGGTGAATCCTTCCGACCGCAGCCATACCCCCAGGAAGTGATGCCCAAAATGATCCAGCGTCCATTTGATCTCTGGCACATGAGGGGCCCTCCACTGTCCCCCTGACAGCTGTCCACCCGTTTATCTTCAGAGAGGTTCCCAGCACAAATCATGCGGGTGGTGAACTTCCGCCCGTAACGAGCCTCACAGTCTTCCCGTGGGAGAAGGGGCACCACCCCCTGCAGCAGAGTTCTGGAATAGGACTTCCCTGGAATAAAACAGACCAGCCAGACTGATTCACATACAGGCAACAGTAGCGACCTGGCACAACAGTGCTCCCTCCAAAAACAGACACTTATACAATTCATATCAAGTCTGCAGCACGGAAATAGGCTGAGCTCAGCACCTCTGTACCATGAGAACTTCAGAAAACAGCGATGCCAAGCCAGACCACAAAAATAGAGCTATAAGATCAAAGGTGTGGGGAAGAGGGTTGTAGAAAAAGGTTAGATCAAAGGATGAGTCTTACTCCTGGTTCTGTCAGCAAGTAATTTGAACGTTGTTCAATTTATCTCACCTCTCCAAATCTCCGTTTCCTCCTCAGTAAAGCAAGGACAGTGTTTTCTCAAGAGAATAAATACAGTAGTATCTGTTAAGTGCTCAATCCTCAGAGGAGTTTTAGATGTTTCAGAGGCATTCAAATATTCAAAGGAAATTCACTTCATCTTTGGCCAGACTTGAGTCTATTTGATCAAATCTCTTTATTACCCCAGGGTTGCTCAGATCATAAGGGTAATGTGCTGTTTTAGAGTACAACCTTTCTGTGCCCAAGGTTTAGGTAAGTTCACAAGGTAGTGGGTAACTGCTCCTCATTGAGAAAGCTGGGCTTGGTGCGTGGGAAGGATTCTAGCTACTAAGCTCCAGTACAGCTTAAGGTAGTTACATGGCTAAGTTGTTCCTTGATCCACCACAAACATCCTGAAGCGACATGTGCAGCTGGCACAACTGACTCCAAAGGCAAATACTTGCAGTTAAAAAGCTGCAGTAATAGCTAGGGAAACAGCTGAGGATGGGCAAGTCCAAAATCAACAGATGAGATCCTGGGGCTTTTGGCAGGAAGTCTTTCTAAACATATGGCTTTTCTCCAGTCATAGTAGCCCCAGAAAGGCCTCCATGCTCCCTTTTACCTAGGAAGCTTCACAGCAATATGCTCAAAGAGGACAAGTCCAGGCTGCCTTGAACCCAGGGCAGAAACCAGACTCAGAGTCCATCTGTCCTTGCAGAAATATGCAGGGAAATTAAGCAAGGTAGTCCAACAGAGATTTCTCTCTAAGGGCTCCTTCTACCTCTATGCCCTCACTTCACTGTGACAGTATCATGAAGAAAGCAGGTCATGGAAGCATGGGGGCCTCCCACAGGCTtggtgcagcagctctgcacaggctgCTCCCTTAGGGGTCTGCTGGGGGCTAACACATGTagaaatgagaagaaagagAGGACTGTGGGCAGATAGCAGCACTGGTCTCTCCCACAGCTTCAGAGGGATGCTATGGAAGCCAAAGCTTTCACCAATATTGAGCAGACTCAACAAGCCTCAAAATCAGATGAAAACACAATAGCACAAAATCCACCTCATCTCCCCACTCCTTAGCACCATGCGCTGGCACAGACAGCAGGAGCAATGAGAACATAGGCTTGAGTTGACATAAATTAATGGCCCACATAGGCTTCTGAAGGCAGACTTCTCACCTCCCCTGCCTCTGAAAGCCCCACCACTCACCTGTGTCTCCCCAGCCAGAGATGATGCAGGCTTGCCTGTTGATGTCAGACCTCTCTCTCCTGTCAGGCAGGCAGATGGGCAGAACGTGGTGATTGAAGGAGAGACAGTGCCCTTCTCTGCCCCGCATCCGGACCAGGGCTATGTCATTATCATTGCTGCCAGCCCAGTAGTTCCTGTGGAGGACAATCCGCTCCACGGGCAGCTCCCTCTCAAATTCATCCTTCACACCTGTGTGGTAATCGCCCACCCGCAGGAGGTAGCGCCGTACATCAACACCaaacctggagaaaagcagaCTCAAGATCTCAATACTCCTACTAAGACGAAAGCACTCACACAAGTTTCAGTTGCTATGAGACTGAACCACCTCCTCAAAacagttccagctgcaggactgTGAGACCTCTTTAGCAGATATCATAGTGCCAGCTGTTGCAGATTTGGTGTCCCAAATCACTACCATGCAcgggactttttttttttcttattaaaatgaTTATTATAGTTGCAACAGGCTTGTGAACTGACCAGTTCACAGTTCCTTAAAGCACTTAAAATGCCAAAATGCTTGTTCCCTTTGCACAGTGAAGCCTCCGAGTTAAGAGGCCAGGTGTAAGTGGTGAAGGAAAAAGTAAGTCTATATTGAGTCATCCCCATAAGTACTCCAAGATCACACATCATAACCTGAAGTTTTCTTGGTTTAGAAACATTGCTCTTGTGGCTCCACTGGGCTAGGAGGATAAACTTGTATGAGGTTATCTTGTCCATCGTCGAGTATCCCTTGGGGCTCCCCACTCCCAAACACACCTTTTGAAGCAGTGGGCTGCAGTCAccacccagcagctgctgatcAGTGTTGCTCCACACAGCAGACGAGTATCTCGACGAAAACCCTTCAGCCGCAGTGAGGCCTGCCATGGCCAACTGCCTCTgaagaagaaacagaggaaTAAGAGGTGTCACACACATGGGAGCCAGTCTCCTCTTTTCCCATCCACTCTGTCTTGTCTGGGCACAGCCGGCTTGCATTCTTCCCTAAAAAGCACACTGGTTCAAACCAAGTTCAAAAATCACCAGTGAAAATGCATTAATGTAGTCAGCATCTGCCAGGCTACTTCCAGAGCCTGAAGGAAAGGTGGAATCAGTCTGGCTGTCTCAGCAATTCCAGGGTAGTACCTCAGAGACTTGTTTCCACCTATGATCCTTTTCTTGCGACGGGGAAGCAGGCGCATCCCACACACACCGGACTCTGGACCTGCATGGCAAAGTTAGAGCAGTTGGGTAAGGACCTCCACCTTAAGTATCACGTTGTCACAGAGCCAAATACCATTCACCTTCTCTGAGGGCATTAATCCTCAAGGTGATTGACTGTGTTGTGTCATGTATATGGAATTCATAGAACATTTGATCCCATAGGTTTCCTTCATTTCACTGGAGGTCCTTACCTGAAGTCTCTACAGTCTTATGCCAGGAGTGGGACCTATATTTCCTCAGTACTCTAAACCCCAAAGGTTGCTTATGGTTGCTGTTCTAAGGAAGAGTATGGTGACTTGGCTGTGGGGAAATTCTGCAGGCTCAAAGGCCTGACGTGGGTGGAGCTCCTCAGACTAATTTGGAGCACTCTGAGCTGCTAAGATAcactgaaaacaataaaaatgtagGAGGTGCAGGACAGGACATGCTTATTTTGTAGGTGAAGTTTCAACCAAAGACAAGAATGACAgggaaaaaccacaaaagcatGCAGAGATCCTACAACCAGAGCTCCAGGTtcatgcacagaaaaaaatgggaatgtcACCTGTTCTCCTGATATCTTGGACTTTTTCTTCCACATAGTCACAGATCACCCCAGCATCCTCAGTGTGCCAGCAGCTGTGAATCCTGGTGTCAGGTGTGGCACATTGCCCCAGGGTGTGCTCCATGCCACTGCATTCTACATTGTCCAGATGGATGGGCCCATGGCCTTCGCCAAAATAAGCCATTGCCCTGGCTTTTGCTGTACCACTGCAATTAGAGAGAGGGTGGCTAATCTGCAGTGAGCAGGAGCCAAGTGAACCTGAGGCACCTGTGCATTTTAAGTGGAATAATACTTAATGTGTCACTCCACACAGACAGTACAGTGGGAAGAGCAGCTTACTTTCTCAAGCACGTGCAGGTGTGCCAAAACTAAAACTAAGCCCCAGGAACAAGTCCAGAAGTGCTCCTGAGAGCTGTTTCTATCTGTAAGATGCCTGTACCACAGCTCTTACCTGAATCCCAGTTGCCTGCAAACCACTGCGGCATCTCTGTCTGTCCAGTCATCGTCACAGACACTGCCCCACTGCCCATGCAGCAACACCTCCACCCGGCCCTCCTTGGTGCTTTCTCCATCCACCAGCCGCACGGGAGGCCCTGAAGAGGAAGACACATGGGCTGCTGCAAGCAAAAACACCAGAGGGGTCGGGTGTCCAAAACGTGTGTTCTATAGAAAAAAGACGAATCCCTGACATCAGTAagcttgaaacaaaaaaaaaaaaaaacaaaccaaaaaacaacaacaacaaaaaaagaagcgTGTCTATATGAAGACATTTTACCTCTGTGCTGAatcagaaaatttatttaatacatACTGGAAATCATCAGTGGATCATACTCTGAAAGCTGAGTGAAGAGGAGaacaagaacagaaagaaagttATTAACTCTTGAGCCAAGAGTTAGACAAGCTTAAAcatgcctgggaaaaaaatccattgagTTGTAAAACTATTACATGATTCTAAGCAAAAGGAGAGTTCTGcatccaggaaaaacaaaaatgttggATGCCAACTATTTCAATAACAAATGTCTGACAAACTGGAAAGTCTCCTGTAGTAAGGAAAGGGGAGAGTATCGGGCATTATATAAATGAGGAAATTATGCTAACTTAAAATACTTTCACAGTTTTAATTAGAAGTGTGCCATCCACACAAGGGAGTGCAAACAACACCCCCTTGCATCTGAAGTCCTCCTGTCTTGGCAAGGTGTGGCACTAATGTAATCACACCTAAGTTTCCTAAAAGGTCTAATTAAAGGGTTCCCTTGAGCAATGGCACACTAAGGCAGCCACTGTCCCTCAGCCCCTCAGGTTTGTTTCAGAGACTGCCAATACAACTCTCTCTAGTCTCCATTTATCTGCTGGTTTGATAGGTCTGGTGGAGCAACAGATTTGTGGCTCTGCCCCCATTCAGCCAGGGCTCATTCCTCCTCAGAAAGCAGACCCCTTGTTGaaacagcacagggaaagcTCCCACATCTGCCAGAGCTTCCAAGGGAACAGACCAGAAGATGAAACTTCCCCACTGTTCAGGGCAAGAGCAAGCTGAGTTACCCAGGCTGCCATCCACGACCGTGTTGCTTTCCGGGGAACAGCGGACTCCCAGATCCTCAGCATGGGAGCAGTCATGCTGCCCCCAATTGCTATGGGGACAGTCCAGGAGAGACAGCTCTGTCCCCACACATGCCACATCATCCAGTAAGATGAAGCCTTGGCCAGCCCCATAGTCTCCTTCAGaggccagagcagcaggaccactagaggaaggaaacagaagataACACTGAAACTTTAAATGCCACAAAAAGACCCAAGCTCAGATCCAAAGAGAAACTCCCCTCTTAACTATGGTACTGGTGGCCTCCTGACGTGAATCACTCAGTGGACACACAGGATGGCAACTAAGCAACGTCACATCTCACCAGCTTCAGTTTTCAGGGAGGCCTCCTCAGACCAGTCCATTTTCTAGTGTCTGGTCAAAGGCACATAGGGCCAGAAGAGGCTGCTTTTCAGATATAGCAGGTACATCAATTTGGGGAAGGGCTGGCAGAGAAGGCATCAAAAATGTCAACATTTAAGTAATTCTACTTCTTTTTGTAGGAAACAGCTACCTGGAATGGAACTGCAGAAAGCTACAAACTTTTAGGCAATAAAACATATGACAAATGTCATATATAGCTGAACTCAAAGGGAAGAATTTAGTTTAGTCTTTTTTTTGTCTATAAAGTTGAAATTTTAGAAGAAGACCCTAATCATGTTtgaaaaatccacaaaaccccCTTTTACTAGCTCAAAGGCAATAGTATctggattttaaatatttcccaaaCTCCTGCCTGAAGGGATGACAGCTCAGCAATGGGCTGAAAATCCCTATTACTACTCTTTTTTGCCCTGATGGTCTTTGTTCAGCCACTGAAGATGATACATATGGAGCAGACAGGTGATACTCTTTTACTGACAGAGCAGAAGTGACATGTGCAAATTTAAGGAGtgttaaagaaaattttctgactTGAGGGGTTCATAAAGACAGTGTTAAGCCCATTATCTGCTTTCAAGAGGCTAAGGCAAGAGAtaatagatttatttttgccCCTCAGAAAGGATGTGGATACCTAATAATCTTTCCTTAATAAGTTGTATAATGGTAATAAACCTTCTCACAAAGGCAGCATTGAAGGATTAAGGTCCGGCCTATCCCAGTGAAGGGTGATGGAATCTAATCCTTGAAATTAGGAAGCACAGACACTGCACAGTCTCAGTCCTACCTGaagcccagctgcctgcagaccACCTGGGCACCGAGGTCTGTCCAGCCATCATCGCACACTGTGCCCCAGTCTCCATTGTAATAAACTTCCACCCTGCCTTCGCTGGCGCTGCGGCCACCTGCCAGCCGGACGGTGCCCTCTGCAAGGGCGGGAGAAGGAAAGGGCAGCACGTAGCAGGGGAGAAAAGAACCAGCCTGTGCACCTCTGCCAGGTCTCTGTACCGCCCACAAGCgagagaaacaaaatacacagaTGTCTGTGGGTGCTCAAAATACTAACGTTCATTGCTTCCAAACATACCCATCTGTCAGGGGAGGATTGACTTCAGCCTTTCCACTCCACCTGAGCAAAACCGTAGGAACACCACCAAGTCTGCCTCTGATCCATTCCTTACTCTGTGCCTCCACATCTGGCAGCCCTTGTGGGAGCCATACATGGAAGCTGTGCAGGATCCTGAACCAGGGCCTGAGCAAGCCAAGTAATGTGCGGGTAAGACCGACCGCATGTGCCTGGAGAGCTGTACATCTGTACCTGTGAATGGGTCACAGGAGACCCCAGCGTCTTCAATGTGGTCACAGTTTTGCTGTCCCCAGTCACTCTTCTTGCACTGATCAAGGGAGAGTTCATTCCCTGAGCACTGCACTTCATCCAGCAGGATTGGGCCAGATCCCTGCCCGTAGTGAGCCCATGACAAGGCTTTTGGGGTCCCACTGTAAACATTACAGACATGTATGCTCAGTAAGGAAGGCCACAGTCTTGTGTCCTCAGATTCTGCCTTGCACAGGGGCTCTCCTATGCTGGGTCACCGACCTCTCATAGATCATATCTATTTTTGACACAGTGGAGTTGCCAACTGTTAACTAAAATATGTTATTGGAAATTTGTAAAATGAGCCCTTCCAGTAAATAACAAAAGTGTTACTACAACACGAAGAGTTCAGACACAGAGGGACTTCTGCAGACAATGAATGATGTAACATCAGTCTCAGTTAGAATCTCATAACAAAAGGCAAAACTCACAAAGAGTGAGGGATCTATCTCAAATTTGAACAATCTACTTTAAATAATCCTGTACGGATGTGATTTTCAAGAATGTTCAGTATACAACAGCTCCCGTGAATGGTACACAGGATAATGAGGTGGCCTCTCTTGCTTTCCTGTCCAAAGAGGATAAGGGCAGCCAGTGAAACTAGAGGTGTTTAAACTTAACCAAGTAAGAAACTGCAGTTCACATATGGAAATCACCATGACAACTTGTCATTGAGGCCGACAAGATTTGTATAAGAACATATGCAAAAATTATGAACAGGGGTAAACACAAACAATCCTTAGACAGGaatctaccttttttttttttttttacatggcACAAACCCATAAAATTGACAGGAATAGGGTACAAAAACCCTTCATAGGATGATCATTCCAGAATTACGTTTCCCAGGGTTACTGTATATCTCCTATAGGAAGGGCTGGTAGTAGAGTGAAGGGACATGCTCTCACGTTCTTCATTCTGCCTATTTCTATTACTACTCCATGACACACAGCAAGGAAATTACCTGAGTCCCAGCTGTCTACAGACTACTTCAGCATCCCGGTCGTCCCACTGGTCATCACAGATGGTTCCCCACTTGCCGTCATGGTAAACCTCCACTCGCCCTTCAAAGCTCTCCTTCCCCCC
This portion of the Hirundo rustica isolate bHirRus1 chromosome 8, bHirRus1.pri.v3, whole genome shotgun sequence genome encodes:
- the LOC120755646 gene encoding neurotrypsin-like isoform X1, coding for MEISKILGLLVELLSLLSCFRCVEAFLGSKPNQNHLQSAAASVCAVGPLGYYNGSLAVTEAGAECLSWAEFPDYVQQYPDRGLGDHNYCRNPDGGTTPWCFYRLVSGAIGWANCDCNQGAVRLAEDSSVELYFSGLWGTICADHWTDWDASVVCRQLGLSEIGTAGKKSHPGPRPVPLHLQSANCHGDEEALLQCGYQEATSGACNQGSAVVTCVPPEGVGAPLRIVGGKESFEGRVEVYHDGKWGTICDDQWDDRDAEVVCRQLGLSGTPKALSWAHYGQGSGPILLDEVQCSGNELSLDQCKKSDWGQQNCDHIEDAGVSCDPFTEGTVRLAGGRSASEGRVEVYYNGDWGTVCDDGWTDLGAQVVCRQLGFSGPAALASEGDYGAGQGFILLDDVACVGTELSLLDCPHSNWGQHDCSHAEDLGVRCSPESNTVVDGSLGPPVRLVDGESTKEGRVEVLLHGQWGSVCDDDWTDRDAAVVCRQLGFSGTAKARAMAYFGEGHGPIHLDNVECSGMEHTLGQCATPDTRIHSCWHTEDAGVICDYVEEKVQDIRRTGPESGVCGMRLLPRRKKRIIGGNKSLRGSWPWQASLRLKGFRRDTRLLCGATLISSCWVVTAAHCFKRFGVDVRRYLLRVGDYHTGVKDEFERELPVERIVLHRNYWAGSNDNDIALVRMRGREGHCLSFNHHVLPICLPDRRERSDINRQACIISGWGDTGKSYSRTLLQGVVPLLPREDCEARYGRKFTTRMICAGNLSEDKRVDSCQGDSGGPLMCQRSNGRWIILGITSWGYGCGRKDSPGVYTKVSKFVPWIKKVTKLK
- the LOC120755646 gene encoding neurotrypsin-like isoform X2, encoding MEISKILGLLVELLSLLSCFRCVEAFLGSKPNQNHLQSAASVCAVGPLGYYNGSLAVTEAGAECLSWAEFPDYVQQYPDRGLGDHNYCRNPDGGTTPWCFYRLVSGAIGWANCDCNQGAVRLAEDSSVELYFSGLWGTICADHWTDWDASVVCRQLGLSEIGTAGKKSHPGPRPVPLHLQSANCHGDEEALLQCGYQEATSGACNQGSAVVTCVPPEGVGAPLRIVGGKESFEGRVEVYHDGKWGTICDDQWDDRDAEVVCRQLGLSGTPKALSWAHYGQGSGPILLDEVQCSGNELSLDQCKKSDWGQQNCDHIEDAGVSCDPFTEGTVRLAGGRSASEGRVEVYYNGDWGTVCDDGWTDLGAQVVCRQLGFSGPAALASEGDYGAGQGFILLDDVACVGTELSLLDCPHSNWGQHDCSHAEDLGVRCSPESNTVVDGSLGPPVRLVDGESTKEGRVEVLLHGQWGSVCDDDWTDRDAAVVCRQLGFSGTAKARAMAYFGEGHGPIHLDNVECSGMEHTLGQCATPDTRIHSCWHTEDAGVICDYVEEKVQDIRRTGPESGVCGMRLLPRRKKRIIGGNKSLRGSWPWQASLRLKGFRRDTRLLCGATLISSCWVVTAAHCFKRFGVDVRRYLLRVGDYHTGVKDEFERELPVERIVLHRNYWAGSNDNDIALVRMRGREGHCLSFNHHVLPICLPDRRERSDINRQACIISGWGDTGKSYSRTLLQGVVPLLPREDCEARYGRKFTTRMICAGNLSEDKRVDSCQGDSGGPLMCQRSNGRWIILGITSWGYGCGRKDSPGVYTKVSKFVPWIKKVTKLK